The sequence GCCACCGACGTGCCGCTCAGAAACACGGCGGCGGCGATCATGCCCACCGGCGTGTCCATACCAGCGGCCGTACCGGCATCCCACGCGGCGCGGCGGGCATCGTCTTCCGGGCGGACGATCCACTGTTCGATGGCACTGAGAGTCTTGTGCACATCGGCCGTGGCGGGCGTGCCCCCTTCGGCCTGGGTGACATACCGCGCCGACACCCAGGCCCACCACACACTCTCGCGTGATGGCAGAACCCCGACGATGAGCCGGAGGGCGCTGGGAAACAGCGATTGTGCGGTCCACGCGCCGTAGAGCGCGTCGAGCGAATGATGGGGATCGAGCAGGGCGATGGCATCGTCGTCGGGCGCCGCGCGCTCGAGGAGCCAGCGCACGGGCGCCGGATAGGCGGCGAACGGATCGGGAGCGATCACGGGAGGCGTCGTCATCGGCGTCTCAGTTGATCATGGTGATGCCGCCCTTCACCATCACCATCGCGTCACCGTTGACCTGCGTCATCGGCGCCTTCATCTGTGCCATCGCGGAACCTTCCACCTTCACCATGATGCCCTTGATGGTGACGCCGGTCTGATCGATGACGATGGAGTTGGCTCCCACCTTCAGTTCGATCTTCTGCATCGCTTCGAGCGTGATTTTCCCGAGCGCGGCTTTGGAGGAGATGTTCCCGAGATCCGCCTTGGTGTCGATGTTGCCCATCTTCACCGTGAGCGTCTGATTGCCCTGCTCCACCGTGATGGCTTCGTTGCCCGTGATGGTGATGGTCTGCTTCCCCTTCACCGAGACCGTGTCGTCGCCGGAAATCGCGTGTGACTGATTGCCCTTCACCGTGAGATCACGGTTGCCCTTCACCGTGATGGCTTCGTTGCCGTTCACCGTGACGGTGTGATCCTTCTCGACGTGTAGCGTCCGGTTGTTGTCAAGCACCTTGATGACCTGTTCGCCCTTCTCGATGGTCGTGTGCTCGTATCCTTCCTTGACCGTCTTCGTTTCGTTGTTCTTGATGGTCGTGGTGCGATCGTGCTGGACGTTGCGGGTCTCGTCGTTCTTGACGAGGGTGTCGAGATTCTTCTCCGCCTGCACGTTGATCTGCTCGCTGCCTTTCTTGTCCTCGAAGCGCAGCTCGTTGTAGTTGTCCGCACCACCCTGCAGGGTGCTCTTGGTGCGCACACCGCTCTGCGTCTTGTTGGTCGGCAAGGGCCACGGCGGCAGATTGGCGCTGTTGTACAGACTGCCCACCACCACCGGATTGTCCGGATTGCCGTCGAGAAAATCGACGATCACCTCGTGGCCGATGCGGGGCAGGAACACCATGCCGAACTGCTGGCCCGCGAACGACTGGGCCACGCGGATCCAGCACGATCGTTCGAGTTTGGTGGAGTTCTCGATGTCCCACTTGAACACCACCTGCACGCGACCGTGTTTGTCGGTGAAGATCTCCTCGCCTTGCGGCCCCACCACGGTTCCCACGTGCGCCCCCGACACACGCGGCCACGGCGTGCGACGGGGCGGCCGGTAGGGTGTGGATCCGGGAATGGCTTCGAAGCTGTTCTCGTATGAGGACTGCGCACCATCGGTGTGATAGGCGCCGTTCGATCCACTGTGCTGCACGCGGGTGATGAAGACCGCGCCGTTGAATGCCGTGTCGGCACGTCCCTTGATCGTCGCCTTGGCGCCCACTTCGAGTCCCACATAGCGCGAACGTCCCAGATAGCGCACCGCCTCCGCTTCCGACCGTTCCTGTCCGATGCGGGAGTAGGTCTTGGTATCGGGCTGGAACTTGCTGACATCACTGGGTGTTTCGCCGCCCGAGTGATTGATGCCGGTGTGATGGGCCGTCAACTGCTGATCGAAATCGTACCAGAGCAGATCGGCGGGTGGGGAGAACACGCTCGAAGCGCCTCCCGTTTCACCCAGCAGGTTGTTGCCCGTCAGGAATTCGCTGGCCCCCCGGATCTGCGTCTTGGCCGTGTAGGGGTAGGCCTCGGAGTTGAGCTCGGTGACATACGGACTGCTGAAATCGCCTCCGACCACGTCGGGATGATACTGCA comes from Gemmatimonas aurantiaca and encodes:
- the tssI gene encoding type VI secretion system tip protein TssI/VgrG produces the protein MEWSQANRPFRLNTPLGTDVLLLVSWEGEEAISSLFRFTVIAWSKKTDIQPKDLLLKGVSLDLKLPDGSDRKICGVVSRFVRGGIVAEGHMSYLLEIVPPHWALTLDNSFDIFQNKTARDVCDDLLKGTPHEWKLVRTLDPRPYCFRYRESRWTCVSRLLEQEGIWYRFDHKGGEAKLVLGDNTASAQEAWGVTDLQYHPDVVGGDFSSPYVTELNSEAYPYTAKTQIRGASEFLTGNNLLGETGGASSVFSPPADLLWYDFDQQLTAHHTGINHSGGETPSDVSKFQPDTKTYSRIGQERSEAEAVRYLGRSRYVGLEVGAKATIKGRADTAFNGAVFITRVQHSGSNGAYHTDGAQSSYENSFEAIPGSTPYRPPRRTPWPRVSGAHVGTVVGPQGEEIFTDKHGRVQVVFKWDIENSTKLERSCWIRVAQSFAGQQFGMVFLPRIGHEVIVDFLDGNPDNPVVVGSLYNSANLPPWPLPTNKTQSGVRTKSTLQGGADNYNELRFEDKKGSEQINVQAEKNLDTLVKNDETRNVQHDRTTTIKNNETKTVKEGYEHTTIEKGEQVIKVLDNNRTLHVEKDHTVTVNGNEAITVKGNRDLTVKGNQSHAISGDDTVSVKGKQTITITGNEAITVEQGNQTLTVKMGNIDTKADLGNISSKAALGKITLEAMQKIELKVGANSIVIDQTGVTIKGIMVKVEGSAMAQMKAPMTQVNGDAMVMVKGGITMIN